In one window of Henckelia pumila isolate YLH828 chromosome 1, ASM3356847v2, whole genome shotgun sequence DNA:
- the LOC140880999 gene encoding putative clathrin assembly protein At2g25430 gives MAPSTIRKAIGAVKDQTSIGIAKVSSNMAPELEVAIVKATSHDDDPASEKYIREIIHLTSLSRGYVGACVVAVSKRLGKTRDWIVALKCLMLTHRLLNDGDANFKHEIMYATRRGTRLLNLSDFRDEAHSNSWDHSAFVRTYALYLDQRLDLMVYERKQGGQGGEVERFGSRDDRYNYKSPPGPNRGYDYDYNEFRDEPNYGMRRSRSSGDVREGEQDRKDVTPLREMNPERIFGKMGHLQRILDRFLSCRPTGVAKNERMILVALYMIVKESFKLYADVCEVLAVLLDKFFDMDYQDCVKAFDAYASAAKQIDELVGFYNWCKDIGAARSSEYPEVQKISGKVLETLEEFVRDRANAVKSPERKVESQSIPQAEEEPLPDMNEIKALPPPENYTPPPPPEPEPPKPVVQETGDLVDLREEGVTADAQGNRLALALFAGPVANNGNGSWEAFSSSGEPEMTSAWQNPAAESGKADWELALVESASHLSKQKAAMGGGLDPLLLNGMYDQGMVRQHVSTTQLGGGSASSVALLGPGSSKTPVLALPAPDGTVQAVGQDPFAASLSIPPPSYVQMAEMEKKQHFLTQEQMVWQQYSREGMQGQASLNKIGGGGYYAPGVHPIMPYGMPPVNGAGFPHSGLYYTTQ, from the coding sequence ATGGCTCCCAGCACGATACGCAAGGCCATCGGGGCTGTGAAGGATCAAACGAGCATTGGAATAGCGAAAGTTTCGAGCAACATGGCGCCGGAGCTTGAAGTGGCCATAGTCAAAGCCACCAGCCACGATGATGACCCTGCCTCGGAGAAATATATAAGAGAGATTATTCATTTAACCTCTTTGTCGAGGGGGTATGTTGGCGCCTGTGTCGTTGCTGTGTCTAAGAGATTGGgaaagactcgtgattggattGTTGCTCTTAAGTGCTTGATGCTCACCCACCGCTTGCTCAACGATGGTGATGCTAATTTTAAGCATGAGATTATGTATGCTACCAGAAGAGGGACAAGATTGTTAAACTTGTCTGATTTCCGTGACGAGGCACATTCTAATTCATGGGATCATTCAGCTTTCGTGAGGACGTATGCTTTGTACTTGGATCAGAGGCTAGACTTGATGGTTTACGAGCGGAAGCAGGGTGGACAAGGAGGTGAAGTGGAGAGATTTGGGTCTAGGGATGACAGATATAATTATAAATCGCCGCCAGGACCAAATCGGGGATACGATTATGATTACAATGAGTTCCGAGATGAGCCAAACTATGGGATGCGTAGATCAAGGTCATCCGGGGATGTGAGAGAGGGTGAACAGGATAGGAAAGATGTCACCCCATTGAGAGAAATGAATCCCGAAAGAATTTTTGGGAAGATGGGTCATTTGCAGAGGATATTGGATCGATTTTTGTCTTGTCGGCCCACGGGTGTGGCTAAGAATGAGAGGATGATTTTGGTTGCTTTATATATGATTGTGAAGGAGAGCTTTAAGCTATATGCAGACGTGTGTGAGGTTCTGGCTGTGCTCTTGGATAAATTCTTTGATATGGATTATCAAGATTGTGTAAAGGCTTTCGATGCTTATGCTAGTGCGGCGAAGCAGATCGATGAGCTGGTGGGATTCTATAACTGGTGCAAGGATATTGGTGCGGCAAGGTCATCAGAGTATCCGGAAGTACAAAAAATTTCTGGCAAGGTGTTGGAGACTTTGGAGGAATTTGTGAGGGACAGGGCAAATGCGGTTAAGAGTCCTGAAAGGAAGGTTGAGAGCCAGTCAATTCCTCAGGCAGAGGAAGAGCCACTGCCAGATATGAATGAGATAAAGGCGCTGCCTCCACCGGAGAACTATACTCCCCCACCACCACCTGAGCCGGAACCTCCTAAACCTGTGGTACAGGAGACTGGGGATTTGGTGGACTTGAGGGAGGAGGGAGTGACTGCTGATGCTCAAGGTAATAGGTTAGCTTTGGCACTGTTTGCTGGACCAGTGGCAAACAATGGAAATGGCTCATGGGAAGCTTTCTCGTCCAGTGGAGAGCCAGAAATGACTTCTGCTTGGCAAAATCCAGCTGCCGAGAGTGGAAAGGCCGATTGGGAATTAGCTTTGGTCGAGTCTGCAAGTCATTTGTCTAAACAGAAGGCCGCGATGGGTGGTGGACTTGATCCTTTGTTGTTGAATGGTATGTATGATCAGGGAATGGTTAGGCAACATGTGAGTACTACCCAATTGGGTGGTGGTAGTGCAAGCAGTGTGGCATTGCTGGGTCCTGGAAGTAGTAAAACACCTGTTTTGGCTCTTCCTGCACCGGATGGAACAGTCCAGGCAGTTGGACAAGATCCGTTTGCTGCATCTCTGAGCATTCCCCCACCTTCATATGTTCAGATGGCAGAGATGGAAAAAAAGCAGCATTTCCTGACGCAGGAGCAGATGGTGTGGCAACAGTATTCTAGAGAGGGCATGCAGGGCCAAGCTAGTTTGAACAAGATTGGGGGAGGTGGATACTATGCTCCAGGTGTACACCCGATTATGCCTTACGGAATGCCACCAGTAAATGGAGCTGGATTTCCTCATTCCGGGTTATACTACACTACTCAGtga